From Azospirillum baldaniorum, the proteins below share one genomic window:
- a CDS encoding TetR/AcrR family transcriptional regulator, with translation MSTLVAPTPEAGSKPAQILEAAGKLFLDHGYGAVSMDAIAKTANVSKATLYAHFGSKDELFRVMVARECKGQAMAAVCEEARALDMADGLRLIARHFVTLILSPQALAGYRVVVGEAHRFPELASAFYEAGPARTMEHISAFMTDLDRRGLLRIPDPQLAAEQFVGLVKSHTHLRFMLCLSERPTEEQLTRIVDGAVSLIIRGYAP, from the coding sequence ATGAGCACGCTGGTCGCCCCCACCCCGGAGGCAGGATCGAAGCCCGCGCAGATCCTGGAGGCCGCCGGAAAGCTGTTCCTGGACCATGGCTACGGCGCCGTCAGCATGGACGCCATCGCCAAGACGGCCAACGTGTCCAAGGCGACGCTCTACGCCCATTTCGGCAGCAAGGACGAGCTGTTCCGCGTCATGGTCGCCCGCGAATGCAAGGGGCAGGCGATGGCCGCCGTCTGCGAGGAGGCGCGCGCGCTCGACATGGCCGACGGGCTGCGCCTGATTGCCCGCCATTTCGTCACGCTGATCCTGTCGCCGCAGGCGCTGGCCGGCTACCGCGTGGTCGTCGGCGAGGCGCACCGCTTCCCCGAACTGGCGAGCGCCTTCTACGAGGCGGGCCCGGCCCGCACCATGGAGCACATCAGCGCCTTCATGACCGACCTCGACCGCCGCGGCCTGCTGCGCATCCCCGACCCGCAGTTGGCGGCGGAGCAGTTCGTCGGACTCGTCAAGTCGCACACGCATCTGCGCTTCATGCTGTGCCTGTCCGAACGCCCGACCGAGGAGCAACTGACCCGGATCGTCGACGGCGCGGTCTCCCTGATCATCCGGGGCTACGCGCCATAA
- a CDS encoding zinc-ribbon domain-containing protein, which yields MIITCPACDTRYTLADSAVGPQGRKVRCAQCGHMWWQLPQDDPVFHPDAVTEFHPVPPPSTKTPSSKTKAAAKPVADPGARRRALVGWGAFVAVLLAIGAAGYFGRATVVRLWPPAALFYETVGLPVEPPGTGLQLQNVRSEQKAEDGKAALLVEGQIVNVSETLRTVPALRVTALGADRQPLRNWTVEPVPPQILPGEIATFRDIQADAAGVLEVMITFDGGR from the coding sequence ATGATCATCACCTGTCCGGCCTGCGACACACGGTACACTCTTGCCGATTCGGCGGTCGGTCCGCAGGGCCGGAAGGTGCGTTGCGCCCAATGCGGCCACATGTGGTGGCAGTTGCCGCAGGACGATCCCGTCTTCCATCCCGACGCGGTGACCGAGTTCCACCCGGTCCCGCCGCCCTCCACCAAGACGCCGTCCTCCAAGACGAAGGCGGCTGCCAAGCCTGTGGCCGACCCCGGGGCGCGGCGCCGGGCGCTGGTCGGTTGGGGGGCCTTCGTGGCGGTGTTGCTGGCCATCGGTGCTGCCGGTTATTTCGGCCGCGCCACCGTGGTGCGGCTGTGGCCTCCGGCCGCGCTGTTCTACGAGACGGTCGGCCTGCCGGTGGAGCCGCCGGGCACCGGCCTGCAGCTTCAGAACGTCCGCTCGGAACAGAAGGCCGAGGACGGCAAGGCCGCTTTGCTGGTGGAGGGGCAGATCGTCAACGTCTCCGAGACGCTGCGCACGGTGCCGGCGCTGCGGGTCACCGCGCTGGGCGCCGACCGCCAGCCGTTGCGGAACTGGACCGTCGAGCCGGTGCCGCCGCAGATCCTTCCCGGTGAGATCGCCACCTTCCGCGATATCCAGGCGGACGCCGCCGGGGTGCTGGAGGTCATGATCACCTTCGACGGCGGTCGCTGA
- the ftsE gene encoding cell division ATP-binding protein FtsE has protein sequence MIRFENVGLRYGTGPEVLRDISFTLPPGSFHFMTGASGAGKSSLLKLMYLALRPSRGLVTLFGKDMARVKRTDLPALRRQIGVVFQDFALLDHLSALDNVALPLRMGGARESDVVEHCTEILRWVGLGNHLNSLPSTLSGGQQQRVAIARAVINRPRLLLADEPTGNVDDGIGMRLLYLFEELHKLGTTVVIASHNEALIRRFEHPRLMLENGRLHVLPAHASRWA, from the coding sequence GTGATCCGTTTCGAGAATGTGGGACTGCGCTATGGCACCGGACCGGAGGTGCTGCGCGACATCAGCTTCACCCTGCCACCCGGCTCGTTCCACTTCATGACGGGGGCGAGCGGGGCCGGCAAGTCGTCGCTGCTCAAGCTGATGTATCTGGCGCTCCGCCCGTCGCGCGGGCTGGTCACCCTGTTCGGCAAGGACATGGCGCGGGTCAAGCGCACCGACCTGCCGGCGCTGCGCCGCCAGATCGGCGTGGTGTTCCAGGATTTCGCCCTGCTCGACCATCTCTCGGCGCTCGACAACGTGGCGCTGCCGCTGCGCATGGGCGGCGCGCGCGAGTCCGACGTGGTGGAGCACTGCACGGAAATCCTGCGCTGGGTGGGGCTGGGCAACCATCTGAACTCCCTGCCCTCCACCCTGTCGGGCGGGCAGCAGCAGCGCGTCGCCATCGCCCGCGCGGTCATCAACCGCCCGCGCCTGCTGCTGGCCGACGAGCCGACCGGCAACGTGGACGACGGCATCGGCATGCGCCTGCTCTACCTGTTCGAGGAGCTTCACAAGCTGGGCACCACCGTGGTCATCGCCTCGCACAACGAGGCGCTGATCCGCCGCTTCGAGCACCCGCGGCTGATGCTGGAGAACGGGCGCCTGCACGTCCTGCCGGCGCACGCCTCGCGCTGGGCCTGA